From one Bacillus sp. FJAT-42376 genomic stretch:
- the qoxD gene encoding cytochrome aa3 quinol oxidase subunit IV, which translates to MASNTQTSHDKFPWSNVIGFALSIILTLLALWVGLASGFSNTTILIIIFVFAFFQAALQLLMFMHMTESSSGVIQTINTVFAAFIAIVIVAGTVWVMGSHGGHMEHQKNAPSHGEHEGHE; encoded by the coding sequence ATGGCTAGTAATACGCAAACATCTCACGATAAATTTCCTTGGAGTAACGTGATTGGATTCGCATTATCCATCATTTTAACCCTTCTGGCCCTATGGGTTGGATTAGCTTCAGGATTCTCAAACACAACGATTCTGATCATTATTTTCGTTTTTGCTTTCTTCCAGGCTGCCTTGCAGCTTCTCATGTTCATGCATATGACAGAGAGCAGCAGCGGAGTCATACAAACGATCAATACCGTATTTGCCGCATTCATTGCAATTGTGATTGTAGCTGGAACGGTATGGGTAATGGGTTCTCATGGAGGACACATGGAACATCAGAAAAATGCTCCTTCTCATGGTGAACATGAAGGACATGAATAA
- a CDS encoding PTS transporter subunit IIBC: MKNLFTFDFWQKFGKALMVVVAVMPAAGIMISLGKLVAMLGGDVALVMTIARVMEDIGWAIITNLHILFAVAIGGSWAKERAGGAFAALIAFVLINRITGAIFGVNAAMVADPAATVQSLFGQDILVKDYFTTILGAPALNMGVFVGIISGFLGANLFNKYYNYSKLPDALAFFNGKRFVPFAVIGGSVITAIVLSLVWPFIQGLLNDFGKWIASSKDTAPIIAPFIFGTLERLLLPFGLHHMLTVPMNYTALGGTYTVLTGSSAGTVVSGQDPLWLAWIADLNNYLSAGNQAGYEKLLNDVHPARFKVGQMILSTASLIGIAFAMYRNVDKDKRTKYKSMFLSAGLAVFLTGVTEPIEFMFMFAAPLLYVVYAITTGLAFALADIINLRVHSFGFIELLTRTPMIFKAGLWLDFVNFIVACLVFFGLNFGIANFLIKRFNFPTPGRNGNYIDNEEGEKTGGAVQEGSLAPAIIELLGGRSNITDVDACMTRLRVTVKDSSLVAGEPKWKEQGALGLIVKDKGVQAIYGPKADVIKSDIQDLLGA, encoded by the coding sequence ATGAAGAATTTATTCACATTTGATTTCTGGCAAAAGTTTGGTAAAGCACTTATGGTCGTAGTTGCTGTAATGCCGGCTGCCGGAATTATGATTTCCCTCGGCAAGCTTGTAGCGATGCTGGGCGGAGACGTTGCATTGGTTATGACCATTGCACGAGTGATGGAGGATATCGGCTGGGCCATCATCACGAATCTTCACATTTTATTCGCAGTTGCCATCGGTGGTTCCTGGGCTAAAGAACGTGCCGGCGGAGCATTTGCAGCACTCATCGCTTTCGTTCTTATTAACCGCATCACTGGGGCGATCTTCGGAGTAAACGCTGCCATGGTTGCTGACCCGGCCGCAACTGTCCAATCATTATTTGGACAAGATATTCTTGTAAAAGACTATTTTACAACCATTCTTGGCGCTCCTGCATTAAACATGGGGGTTTTCGTGGGAATTATTTCTGGTTTCCTCGGTGCCAACCTATTCAACAAATACTATAATTACAGCAAATTGCCTGATGCTCTTGCATTCTTCAATGGAAAACGTTTTGTTCCTTTCGCAGTAATCGGCGGTTCCGTTATTACCGCGATCGTTCTTTCTCTTGTATGGCCATTCATTCAGGGATTGCTGAATGATTTTGGTAAATGGATCGCTTCATCGAAAGACACAGCACCTATTATCGCACCATTTATCTTCGGAACCCTTGAGCGTCTCCTGCTTCCTTTCGGATTGCACCATATGCTGACGGTTCCTATGAACTATACAGCACTAGGCGGAACGTACACTGTTCTGACTGGTTCATCTGCGGGAACTGTTGTTTCCGGTCAAGATCCTCTATGGCTTGCATGGATTGCTGACTTGAACAACTATCTATCTGCCGGCAATCAGGCTGGATATGAAAAACTATTGAACGATGTTCATCCTGCCCGTTTCAAAGTCGGACAGATGATTCTATCAACTGCTTCACTAATCGGTATCGCATTTGCTATGTACCGCAACGTTGATAAAGACAAACGCACGAAATACAAATCCATGTTCTTATCTGCCGGTCTTGCTGTATTCCTTACCGGTGTAACGGAACCAATTGAATTCATGTTCATGTTCGCAGCTCCTTTGCTGTATGTTGTGTACGCGATTACAACCGGACTTGCATTCGCACTGGCCGATATTATTAATCTGCGTGTTCACTCTTTCGGATTTATTGAGCTTTTAACCCGTACACCAATGATTTTCAAAGCTGGTTTGTGGTTGGATTTCGTTAACTTTATCGTAGCATGTCTTGTATTCTTCGGACTGAATTTCGGAATTGCCAACTTCCTGATCAAACGTTTCAACTTCCCTACTCCGGGACGCAACGGAAACTACATTGATAATGAAGAGGGTGAAAAAACAGGCGGAGCTGTTCAAGAAGGTTCCCTTGCACCTGCTATCATCGAGCTTCTTGGCGGAAGATCCAATATTACAGATGTAGATGCCTGCATGACACGTCTTCGCGTGACGGTTAAAGACTCTTCTCTTGTAGCCGGCGAACCGAAGTGGAAAGAACAAGGCGCACTCGGACTGATTGTCAAAGACAAAGGTGTACAGGCTATTTACGGACCAAAAGCTGATGTCATCAAGTCTGATATTCAGGATTTACTGGGAGCTTAA
- a CDS encoding spore morphogenesis/germination protein YwcE, producing MDVFVVYLFIATATPLFLWPERKRLALLHIPFIAGMWTYFLLYLSGSLNFIDHYVLNMIFVGNVIFAHIAAFLIYAIPMIQREREKKNSPKSPIIE from the coding sequence ATGGATGTGTTCGTGGTATATTTGTTTATCGCAACAGCTACTCCTTTATTTCTCTGGCCTGAACGTAAGAGATTAGCCCTTCTTCATATTCCGTTTATTGCAGGAATGTGGACGTACTTTCTCCTCTATCTCAGCGGAAGCCTGAACTTCATTGACCACTATGTCCTCAACATGATCTTCGTCGGCAATGTAATCTTTGCCCATATCGCAGCATTCCTAATTTACGCCATCCCAATGATTCAGCGCGAACGGGAGAAAAAAAATTCTCCAAAATCACCGATTATTGAATAA
- the qoxB gene encoding cytochrome aa3 quinol oxidase subunit I has protein sequence MFEFIKNNLILDDPLIVGAQVSIGLTTIAIIAVLTYFKKWKWLWTNWLTSVDHKKLGIMYIIAAILMLFRGGVDALLMRAQLTVNSSQFLNSQHYNEIFTTHGTIMIIFMAMPFLIGLINVVVPLQIGARDVAYPYLNSLSFWTFFVGAMLFNISFVFGGSPSAGWTAYMPLAGVDSSPGPGQNYYLLGLQVAGIGTLMTGINFMVTILKMRAKGMTLMRMPMFTWTALITCVIIVFAFPVLTVALALMSFDRLFGSHFFTLADGGMPMLWANLFWIWGHPEVYIVILPAFGIFSEIIATFARKALFGYKAMVAAIVVISGLSFLVWVHHFFTMGSSAGVNSVFSITTMAIAIPTGVKIFNWLFTLYKGRIKFTVAMLWSLAFIPTFTIGGVTGVMLAMAAADYQYHNTYFLIAHFHYVLIAGTVYACFAGLYYWYPKMFGHKLNERIGRWSFWFFNIGFNVCFFPMFFLGLDGMPRRVNTYDAADGWQDLNIVASIGALGMAVGFMVLVYNIYYSYRYAEREQTGDAWDGRTLEWSTSTAIPPHYNFAVIPEVTGMDEWWRIKQRNKTTGKREVVEYKPIHMPNYSGRPLIMSVFFGIAGFGLVFSLWWMAILGLIGVFATMILRSIEIDDGYYVSVEEIQETEKRATV, from the coding sequence GTGTTTGAATTCATCAAGAACAATTTGATCCTTGACGATCCGCTTATTGTGGGAGCCCAGGTATCCATTGGTCTTACAACAATTGCTATCATTGCCGTTCTTACCTATTTCAAGAAATGGAAATGGCTTTGGACGAACTGGCTGACTTCCGTTGACCATAAAAAGCTCGGCATTATGTATATCATCGCCGCGATTCTTATGCTATTCCGCGGAGGGGTCGATGCACTTCTAATGAGGGCGCAGCTGACAGTGAACAGCTCTCAGTTTTTAAATTCACAGCATTATAACGAAATTTTTACGACACATGGAACGATCATGATCATTTTCATGGCGATGCCGTTCCTTATCGGTTTAATTAACGTGGTGGTTCCGCTTCAAATCGGAGCACGCGACGTTGCCTATCCTTACTTGAACTCATTGAGCTTCTGGACATTTTTCGTAGGAGCGATGCTGTTTAATATTTCATTCGTATTCGGGGGTTCCCCGTCAGCGGGCTGGACAGCTTATATGCCTCTTGCCGGTGTTGACAGTTCACCCGGACCTGGTCAGAACTACTACTTGCTCGGACTTCAGGTAGCAGGTATCGGTACACTGATGACCGGTATTAACTTCATGGTTACAATCTTGAAAATGCGTGCGAAAGGCATGACGTTAATGCGTATGCCTATGTTTACATGGACTGCTTTAATCACTTGCGTAATCATTGTGTTTGCTTTCCCTGTATTGACTGTTGCACTTGCACTTATGTCATTTGACCGTTTGTTCGGATCCCATTTCTTTACGCTTGCAGACGGCGGTATGCCGATGCTTTGGGCGAACCTATTCTGGATTTGGGGACATCCTGAGGTATACATCGTTATCCTGCCGGCATTCGGTATTTTCTCAGAAATTATTGCAACTTTCGCCCGCAAAGCACTATTCGGCTACAAAGCGATGGTGGCAGCGATTGTTGTTATTTCCGGCTTGAGCTTCCTTGTATGGGTGCATCACTTCTTTACAATGGGTTCAAGTGCAGGAGTTAACTCTGTATTCTCGATTACTACAATGGCCATTGCGATCCCGACAGGGGTTAAAATCTTTAACTGGCTGTTTACGCTTTATAAAGGAAGAATTAAATTTACCGTCGCAATGCTTTGGTCTCTTGCTTTCATTCCGACCTTTACAATTGGAGGAGTAACAGGAGTTATGCTTGCGATGGCAGCAGCTGATTATCAGTACCACAATACGTACTTCCTGATTGCCCACTTCCACTACGTATTGATTGCAGGTACAGTTTACGCATGTTTCGCTGGTTTATATTACTGGTATCCAAAAATGTTTGGCCACAAACTGAACGAAAGAATTGGACGCTGGAGCTTCTGGTTCTTTAATATCGGCTTTAACGTATGTTTCTTCCCGATGTTCTTCCTTGGTCTTGATGGTATGCCTCGCCGTGTTAACACGTACGATGCAGCTGACGGTTGGCAGGATCTGAACATTGTTGCTTCCATTGGAGCTCTTGGAATGGCCGTTGGTTTTATGGTTCTTGTTTACAACATTTATTACAGCTACCGTTATGCGGAAAGAGAGCAAACGGGAGATGCATGGGATGGACGTACACTTGAATGGTCAACATCTACAGCAATTCCTCCACACTACAACTTTGCTGTTATCCCTGAAGTAACAGGAATGGACGAGTGGTGGAGAATTAAGCAGCGGAATAAAACGACAGGCAAGCGTGAAGTCGTTGAATATAAACCAATTCATATGCCTAACTACTCCGGCAGACCGTTAATCATGTCTGTATTCTTTGGAATTGCAGGATTCGGTTTGGTCTTCTCACTATGGTGGATGGCGATTCTCGGATTGATCGGTGTATTCGCAACGATGATCCTGCGGTCAATTGAAATTGATGACGGCTACTACGTCAGCGTAGAAGAAATACAAGAAACGGAAAAACGGGCAACCGTTTAA
- a CDS encoding DUF3231 family protein, with amino-acid sequence MSSEGRIVSLSSGEIGSLWSAYIGETLLLCVMNSFVHYVQDAQVRKLLEMNLDKTENRVQAFRDLFKREGMKTPQGFGEQDVFLNSPRMFSDKFYMFYLKEMSRTSIIQYNNGLFASHRRDIREFMAENSREYTEVFHAAIELLLEKGIVIRTPSIPVPKEVHFIEDKKFLGKFKGNSRSVTAQEIREIYINLDANMLGKSLMIAFSQSAKSKELKEYLIRGRKMSHKHIDLFMNKLTDEDLPSPQLWDPEVSESTIAPFSDKLMFYHTGLATGIGVSNYGTALSQVARKDLSILFSSLTLEILDFSYDGVKMSIKNGWLEQPPLAANRDKLAGK; translated from the coding sequence ATGTCCAGCGAAGGCAGGATTGTTAGTCTTTCATCGGGTGAGATTGGATCCTTATGGTCTGCATACATAGGAGAAACCTTGCTTTTATGTGTAATGAATAGCTTTGTTCATTATGTACAAGACGCCCAGGTGCGGAAGCTTCTGGAGATGAATCTGGATAAAACGGAAAATCGGGTTCAGGCATTCCGGGATTTGTTCAAGAGAGAGGGGATGAAAACCCCGCAAGGATTTGGTGAGCAGGATGTATTTTTAAATTCTCCCAGAATGTTCTCGGACAAATTTTATATGTTCTACTTAAAAGAAATGAGCCGAACTTCTATTATTCAGTATAATAACGGGTTATTTGCCTCACACCGCAGAGATATCAGGGAATTTATGGCTGAAAACAGCAGGGAGTATACAGAGGTATTTCACGCTGCCATAGAGCTTCTTCTTGAAAAAGGGATCGTCATCCGTACCCCGAGCATCCCTGTGCCGAAGGAAGTTCATTTTATTGAGGATAAAAAATTCTTAGGGAAATTCAAAGGCAATAGCCGTTCCGTAACGGCACAGGAAATCCGGGAGATTTATATCAATCTTGATGCGAACATGCTTGGGAAATCTTTGATGATTGCTTTTAGCCAATCCGCTAAATCGAAGGAGCTTAAAGAATATTTGATCCGCGGGAGGAAAATGTCACACAAGCATATCGATCTGTTTATGAATAAATTAACCGACGAAGATCTTCCTTCCCCGCAGCTATGGGATCCGGAGGTTAGTGAATCAACCATCGCCCCTTTTTCTGATAAGCTCATGTTTTATCATACAGGTCTTGCGACAGGGATTGGTGTCTCGAATTATGGCACGGCTCTTTCACAAGTGGCAAGAAAGGATCTGTCTATTTTATTCAGCAGCCTGACCCTGGAAATTCTTGATTTTTCTTATGATGGAGTGAAGATGAGCATTAAAAACGGATGGCTTGAGCAGCCTCCGCTAGCAGCAAACCGCGATAAGCTTGCAGGAAAATAA
- a CDS encoding endonuclease/exonuclease/phosphatase family protein: MKLLTLNCHAWIEENQMEKIRTLAKTIAEKEYDVIALQEVNQSIKEETAYGLIKRDNYAVVLLDELKKIGVEGYELHWGQSHIGYEKYEEGSALLSKYPIKETHSFLITNSTDPGYWKTRRIVGVTAEADGELISFYSCHLGWWDDAEEPFKEQAVSLLRQVHQEQRFFLMGDFNNNAHIRGEGFDYLMSQGLLDTYELAEEKDRGITVPGKIAGWEENEDPLRIDLILTNQPLKVRHSAVIFNGENKAVVSDHFGVEIEAVLK, encoded by the coding sequence ATGAAATTGCTGACTCTTAACTGCCATGCCTGGATCGAAGAGAACCAAATGGAAAAGATAAGAACGCTGGCAAAAACCATTGCTGAAAAAGAATATGATGTCATCGCACTTCAGGAAGTCAATCAATCGATAAAAGAAGAAACGGCATACGGACTGATTAAGAGAGACAACTATGCCGTTGTTCTTCTCGATGAACTGAAAAAAATCGGGGTTGAAGGCTACGAACTTCACTGGGGACAGTCCCATATCGGCTATGAGAAATATGAAGAAGGATCGGCTTTGCTTTCAAAGTACCCGATTAAAGAAACCCATTCCTTCCTTATTACAAACAGCACGGATCCTGGCTACTGGAAAACGAGAAGAATCGTAGGAGTCACCGCAGAAGCAGATGGAGAGCTCATCTCCTTCTACTCCTGTCACCTCGGCTGGTGGGACGATGCAGAGGAGCCCTTTAAAGAACAGGCCGTATCTCTTCTCCGTCAAGTTCATCAGGAGCAGCGCTTCTTCCTGATGGGTGACTTCAACAACAATGCCCACATCCGCGGTGAAGGCTTTGATTACTTGATGAGCCAGGGCCTGCTTGATACGTATGAGCTGGCTGAGGAAAAGGACCGCGGCATTACCGTACCAGGGAAAATCGCCGGCTGGGAGGAAAATGAAGATCCCCTCCGGATTGATTTGATACTGACCAATCAGCCCTTGAAGGTTCGGCATTCGGCTGTCATCTTTAATGGGGAAAATAAGGCTGTCGTTTCAGATCATTTCGGGGTGGAGATTGAAGCTGTCCTAAAGTAA
- the qoxC gene encoding cytochrome aa3 quinol oxidase subunit III, translated as MGHSQTHDDLNTPLEYQSEIGRLNIVGFWIFLGAEIALFSTLFATYFALFNQTADGPVPGDLFQVKGVLIMTFLLLVSSFTSGIAVHELRRRNVKGVFIWTIITLLLGLGFVGYEVYEFIEYVHEGATLQTSAFWSGFFVLAGTHGLHVSIGIAWITLILIQVKKRGLNSRNATKLFISSLYWHFLDVIWIFIFTGVYLMGMVLYNG; from the coding sequence TTGGGACATTCACAAACACATGATGATCTTAACACGCCGCTGGAATACCAATCTGAAATAGGAAGATTGAATATTGTTGGCTTCTGGATTTTCCTTGGAGCGGAAATTGCGCTGTTTTCAACATTGTTTGCAACGTATTTCGCACTATTCAACCAAACGGCAGATGGCCCGGTTCCGGGAGACCTATTCCAGGTTAAAGGCGTACTGATTATGACATTCCTGCTCTTAGTGAGCAGTTTCACAAGCGGTATCGCAGTTCATGAACTGCGCCGCCGCAACGTTAAGGGTGTATTTATTTGGACGATTATCACCCTTCTTCTCGGCCTGGGCTTTGTAGGCTATGAAGTGTATGAATTTATCGAGTATGTGCATGAAGGAGCGACGCTTCAAACGAGCGCGTTCTGGTCCGGATTCTTTGTTCTTGCCGGAACTCACGGACTCCACGTATCCATTGGGATCGCGTGGATCACATTGATCCTCATCCAGGTGAAAAAACGCGGTTTGAATTCACGAAATGCTACAAAACTGTTTATCTCCAGTCTTTACTGGCATTTCCTGGACGTTATCTGGATTTTCATTTTCACAGGAGTCTATTTGATGGGGATGGTGTTGTATAATGGCTAG
- the qoxA gene encoding cytochrome aa3 quinol oxidase subunit II has protein sequence MVNLLGKYLKPIILFGALMSVFLLGGCSQMAVLDPKGPVAAQQRDLIMLSIVFMLLIIAVVFVLFVLIIIKYRERPTNMGYEPPEMEGSKFLEIVWTVIPIIIVIALSIPTVQAIYSLEEIPESEHADKKPLVVYATSVDWKWIFSYPEENIETVNQLYIPEDRPIEFRLTSADNMASFWIPQLGGQKYAMSEMEMKLYLQADEPGTYEGRNANFTGEGFTDQRFKVYSQTEQDFAAWVEKSKSAPKLKEEQYEKLMFPGHTKPMTFSSTHLKFVDHAKDAEYAERVREKYGVTYQEHSSKDKEQEENDTGDELGSK, from the coding sequence ATGGTGAACCTTTTGGGTAAATATTTAAAACCCATCATTTTATTTGGAGCTTTAATGTCAGTATTCCTGCTTGGCGGCTGCAGCCAGATGGCCGTTCTCGATCCGAAAGGACCGGTTGCCGCGCAGCAAAGAGATCTGATTATGCTCTCAATCGTATTTATGCTGCTAATCATAGCAGTTGTCTTTGTTTTGTTTGTTCTTATCATTATAAAATATCGCGAACGCCCGACAAACATGGGGTATGAGCCGCCTGAAATGGAAGGCAGCAAGTTCCTGGAGATTGTTTGGACAGTCATTCCGATTATTATCGTTATTGCACTTTCTATTCCAACGGTTCAGGCTATTTACAGCCTTGAAGAGATACCGGAAAGTGAACACGCGGACAAGAAGCCTCTTGTTGTGTATGCTACATCTGTCGACTGGAAGTGGATTTTCAGCTATCCGGAAGAAAACATTGAAACGGTCAATCAGCTTTATATTCCTGAAGACCGTCCGATTGAATTCCGTCTGACATCAGCAGATAATATGGCGTCATTCTGGATTCCTCAGCTTGGCGGACAGAAATATGCCATGTCTGAAATGGAAATGAAGCTTTACCTTCAGGCGGATGAGCCGGGCACGTATGAAGGCCGCAACGCCAACTTTACTGGAGAAGGATTTACGGACCAGCGCTTTAAAGTTTATTCCCAGACAGAACAGGACTTTGCAGCCTGGGTAGAGAAAAGCAAAAGCGCACCGAAGCTTAAAGAGGAACAGTATGAAAAATTGATGTTCCCTGGTCATACAAAACCAATGACGTTCTCTTCTACGCATTTGAAATTTGTGGATCATGCAAAAGATGCAGAGTATGCAGAAAGAGTACGTGAGAAATATGGAGTGACGTATCAAGAGCACTCTTCAAAAGATAAAGAACAAGAGGAAAATGATACTGGGGACGAACTAGGCTCCAAATAA
- a CDS encoding flavodoxin family protein produces MTVKALVLNCSLKKGEEESNTEALIKKVTGIMQREGVYTEIVRVADYNVSFGISDDMGGGDEWPEIFEKIKEADIVIIGTPLWLGEKSSIATMVMERIYGGSSLTNEKGQSIYYNKVGGAVITGNEDGAKDAAKSILYGLAHMGFTIPPNTDTYWVGEAGPGPSFIEAEGYKNEFTKQHVQMLAYNLIHFARLLKENPIPAQGTVIQ; encoded by the coding sequence ATGACGGTAAAAGCACTTGTTTTAAACTGTTCCCTGAAAAAAGGAGAAGAAGAATCCAATACGGAGGCCTTAATTAAAAAAGTAACCGGAATTATGCAGCGGGAGGGCGTTTATACGGAAATCGTAAGAGTGGCCGATTACAACGTGTCATTTGGAATTTCAGATGACATGGGGGGCGGAGATGAATGGCCGGAGATTTTTGAAAAAATAAAAGAGGCTGATATTGTCATTATCGGAACACCGCTGTGGCTGGGAGAAAAAAGCAGCATCGCGACGATGGTGATGGAAAGAATATACGGCGGAAGCAGTTTAACGAATGAGAAGGGTCAGTCAATTTACTACAACAAAGTAGGCGGAGCCGTGATTACAGGAAATGAAGATGGAGCAAAAGATGCGGCCAAATCCATCCTGTACGGTCTGGCGCATATGGGTTTTACCATTCCTCCAAATACCGATACATATTGGGTAGGGGAAGCTGGTCCGGGACCTTCATTCATTGAAGCGGAAGGGTACAAGAATGAATTTACAAAGCAGCATGTTCAAATGCTCGCCTATAATCTAATACACTTTGCCCGTCTGCTGAAAGAGAATCCAATACCCGCTCAAGGGACGGTCATTCAATAA